In Thermococcus stetteri, the following proteins share a genomic window:
- a CDS encoding type II secretion system F family protein — translation MAKRFQFSSILVKIVEAIIPKRYLKRYELYLYSAGINFLAAEYIVISLLLGLIIGLVISLFSVLYGIVGFVTGFAGFAFVYPYWRIMKKMEDIERNLPDAFFYLASSLRAGISFTEALDELTTSKFGALTEEFKKVVSEINKGRSTADALRAFAIRNKRSQVLYRSMMIIIEALERGAPMSDVLVAVGNDVREILRIQKERKASTGMQTMFFIVTSGFVGPLILGLVTQVMASVSSPDIGLVFPVSSLVQILMGFVAIQATLSGFGIGVIREGKYKAGFRYVGMLVPMSLLIFKVATIIKLSF, via the coding sequence ATGGCGAAACGTTTTCAGTTCTCTTCTATACTTGTGAAGATTGTTGAAGCCATCATTCCTAAGAGATACCTTAAGCGCTATGAACTTTACCTGTATTCTGCGGGCATAAACTTCCTAGCGGCTGAATATATTGTTATTTCCCTCCTACTTGGCCTGATAATTGGTCTGGTAATATCCTTGTTCAGTGTCCTCTATGGTATAGTTGGATTCGTAACGGGCTTTGCGGGTTTTGCGTTTGTATACCCCTACTGGCGTATTATGAAGAAAATGGAGGACATTGAAAGGAATCTCCCTGATGCGTTTTTTTATCTTGCAAGCTCTCTGAGAGCTGGTATCTCATTTACTGAGGCTCTGGATGAGCTGACTACCTCCAAATTTGGAGCCCTGACCGAAGAGTTCAAGAAAGTTGTTTCCGAGATAAACAAAGGGCGCTCAACTGCGGATGCTTTGAGGGCTTTTGCTATAAGGAACAAGAGATCGCAAGTGCTCTACAGGTCAATGATGATAATCATTGAGGCCCTCGAAAGGGGTGCCCCAATGAGTGATGTTCTCGTTGCAGTTGGAAACGACGTTAGGGAGATACTTAGAATCCAGAAGGAGAGAAAGGCTTCTACAGGAATGCAGACGATGTTCTTCATAGTGACCAGCGGTTTCGTTGGACCGCTCATCTTGGGATTGGTTACTCAGGTTATGGCTTCGGTTAGTAGCCCGGATATTGGCCTAGTATTCCCGGTGTCGTCTTTAGTGCAGATTCTGATGGGATTTGTTGCGATTCAGGCAACATTATCCGGTTTTGGGATAGGGGTAATAAGAGAAGGAAAATACAAGGCGGGCTTTAGGTACGTTGGGATGCTAGTCCCCATGAGTCTTTTGATATTCAAAGTGGCAACAATAATCAAGCTAAGCTTCTGA
- a CDS encoding FKBP-type peptidyl-prolyl cis-trans isomerase produces MKVEAGDYVLFHYVGRFENGEVFDTSYEEIARENGILVEEREYGPMWVRIGVGEIIPGLDEAMIGMEAGEKKTITVPPEKGYGMPNPELVISVPREEFTKAGLEPQEGLYVMTDSGIAKIVSVGENEVSLDFNHPLAGKTLVFEVEVLEVKKAEKDSEA; encoded by the coding sequence ATGAAAGTTGAAGCTGGTGATTACGTTCTGTTCCACTACGTCGGAAGGTTCGAGAATGGGGAGGTTTTTGACACGAGCTACGAGGAGATAGCGAGGGAGAACGGCATCCTCGTTGAGGAGAGGGAGTACGGCCCAATGTGGGTTAGGATAGGCGTTGGTGAGATCATCCCTGGCTTAGATGAGGCAATGATTGGAATGGAAGCTGGGGAGAAGAAGACAATAACCGTTCCACCCGAAAAGGGCTACGGAATGCCTAACCCCGAGCTTGTAATCTCAGTCCCGCGGGAGGAGTTTACGAAAGCTGGTCTTGAGCCGCAGGAAGGCCTCTACGTCATGACAGACTCCGGGATAGCGAAGATCGTCTCGGTCGGCGAGAACGAAGTATCCCTAGATTTCAACCATCCGCTTGCTGGGAAAACACTCGTCTTTGAAGTCGAAGTCCTCGAAGTAAAGAAGGCAGAAAAGGACTCAGAAGCTTAG
- a CDS encoding DUF2118 family protein — protein sequence MEKLPRLYVEATPEECVKEGKTLTECVVLMENVEVWLKEDERLPEFVDASKAKFLKREVYDRFYLYVDRIEGKMVADAMLVLPDGRTRIYLKKGDELMILPVEGFTKTLIANVGNRVRAGDAFAAVTTRKGEVHYLKPPKTGTVVFIDEITNRPHYIYYILPEE from the coding sequence ATGGAGAAACTGCCAAGGCTCTACGTTGAGGCCACTCCTGAAGAATGCGTGAAGGAAGGAAAAACGCTAACCGAGTGCGTTGTCCTCATGGAAAACGTTGAGGTCTGGCTGAAAGAGGACGAGAGACTTCCTGAGTTCGTTGACGCCTCGAAAGCGAAGTTCCTGAAGAGGGAGGTTTACGACCGCTTCTACCTCTACGTTGACAGGATAGAGGGGAAGATGGTTGCCGATGCCATGCTCGTCCTACCGGACGGAAGGACGAGGATCTACCTCAAAAAGGGCGACGAGCTGATGATACTCCCTGTTGAAGGGTTCACGAAGACTCTGATAGCCAACGTGGGCAACAGGGTTAGAGCCGGAGACGCGTTCGCGGCAGTGACGACCAGGAAGGGCGAAGTCCACTACCTAAAGCCCCCGAAGACGGGTACGGTGGTCTTCATCGATGAGATAACGAACAGGCCGCACTACATCTACTACATTCTGCCAGAGGAGTAA
- a CDS encoding DUF4129 domain-containing protein → MGAKVRFISLLIVLILLTSLLMNSHEFSTPHKKNPVAGDILTLIMSVLYLGGLILILLTTYYYYDRFAQKRREYQASYADLISVFLYLILLPLFGLFFGRGSIRVSSVNETAPGPLVASNRTFHGVITPLSPLRTHLYIFALIPIIIGVSYISYYYLRLALKEAEKKKKVKMAASFDKKLDELGLEQFSDPKEAVVQIYKNAVLWLEGLGIPYQESWTHWEHAEHVNYMRSLYLKLVKLFEKAKYAPERVEWKDAEKAFEIYLELRWKAREVAGIA, encoded by the coding sequence ATGGGTGCTAAAGTAAGGTTCATTTCCCTGCTCATTGTTCTTATACTTCTCACTTCCCTGCTGATGAACAGTCATGAGTTCAGCACACCTCACAAAAAGAACCCCGTGGCCGGCGACATCTTAACTCTGATCATGTCCGTATTGTACTTGGGTGGTCTCATCCTGATTCTGCTGACTACGTACTACTATTACGACAGGTTTGCCCAAAAGAGAAGGGAGTATCAGGCTTCTTATGCTGATTTAATCTCTGTTTTTCTCTATCTCATCCTCCTTCCGTTGTTCGGACTCTTCTTTGGTAGAGGTTCTATCAGAGTTTCATCGGTCAACGAGACTGCCCCTGGGCCTTTGGTTGCTTCCAACAGGACTTTCCACGGCGTCATAACCCCTTTATCTCCTTTGCGCACCCACCTCTACATCTTTGCCCTAATACCTATCATCATAGGGGTGAGTTATATATCGTACTACTACCTCCGTCTCGCCTTAAAGGAGGCTGAGAAAAAGAAGAAGGTGAAGATGGCGGCCAGCTTTGACAAAAAGCTTGACGAGCTCGGTCTGGAGCAGTTCAGTGATCCAAAAGAGGCTGTCGTCCAGATATACAAAAACGCCGTGCTCTGGCTTGAGGGGCTTGGGATTCCCTATCAGGAGAGCTGGACGCACTGGGAGCACGCTGAGCACGTAAACTACATGAGGAGCCTCTACCTCAAACTGGTGAAGCTCTTCGAGAAGGCAAAGTACGCCCCCGAGAGGGTTGAGTGGAAGGACGCTGAAAAGGCTTTTGAGATATACTTGGAGCTCAGGTGGAAGGCCCGTGAAGTTGCCGGAATCGCTTGA
- a CDS encoding AAA family ATPase, which yields MKIEEVHEKAERVLSEVGKVIVGKENVLKMVLATILADGHVLIEDLPGLAKTLMAKSFAGALGLDFKRVQFTPDLLPSDIIGVSVFNQKTLEFEFRKGPVFTNILLADEVNRSPPKTQSALLEAMQERQVTVEGKTYPLARPFVVIATQNPIEQEGTYPLPEAQLDRFLVRLHVGYPTREEELEILRRRIGRKSDEVSVSPVVTAEEVLEMQRAVEDVYVSDPVLEYIVDIVEATRKNRKDVEVGASPRGSLALLKLARAYAAIEGRDYVIPDDVKAVAIPALSHRLILKRELWYTKVSQESVMAKILERVPVPKFE from the coding sequence ATGAAGATTGAGGAAGTCCATGAAAAGGCTGAGCGCGTACTTTCCGAGGTCGGAAAGGTCATCGTTGGAAAGGAGAACGTCCTGAAAATGGTGCTAGCAACTATCCTCGCCGATGGCCACGTCCTCATAGAGGATCTGCCTGGTCTGGCGAAGACCCTGATGGCGAAGAGCTTTGCAGGTGCACTCGGCCTCGACTTCAAGCGCGTCCAGTTCACTCCAGACCTGCTACCCAGCGACATCATAGGTGTCAGTGTCTTCAACCAGAAGACCCTAGAGTTCGAGTTTAGAAAGGGTCCAGTTTTCACGAACATACTCCTCGCCGACGAGGTGAACAGGTCCCCTCCCAAGACCCAGTCTGCTCTCCTCGAGGCGATGCAGGAGAGACAGGTTACCGTTGAGGGGAAGACCTACCCCCTGGCCAGGCCCTTCGTGGTTATAGCCACTCAGAACCCCATAGAGCAGGAGGGTACTTATCCACTCCCGGAGGCCCAGCTCGACAGGTTTCTGGTCAGGCTCCACGTTGGCTACCCCACAAGGGAAGAGGAGCTGGAGATACTGCGGAGGAGGATAGGGAGGAAGAGCGACGAGGTCAGTGTTTCTCCGGTTGTCACTGCTGAGGAGGTTCTTGAGATGCAGCGTGCCGTTGAGGACGTCTACGTCAGCGACCCCGTTCTCGAGTACATAGTCGATATCGTTGAAGCCACAAGGAAGAACAGGAAGGACGTTGAGGTTGGAGCATCTCCCAGGGGCAGTCTGGCACTGCTCAAGCTCGCGAGGGCCTACGCGGCCATAGAAGGAAGGGACTACGTAATCCCCGATGATGTTAAGGCCGTGGCCATTCCGGCCCTGAGTCACAGGCTGATCCTCAAGAGAGAACTTTGGTACACGAAGGTCAGCCAGGAGAGTGTTATGGCGAAGATCCTGGAGAGGGTCCCCGTTCCAAAGTTCGAGTGA
- a CDS encoding DUF58 domain-containing protein, producing MIPRFGLQVYWPSTVPAERKEVEPPKGASPTAELGLLMASAWVIPLVAFFLLRWELAYLVLPYVTLVSAEYLLFKPRGEVKIWRSIPHHRYLEGQEVEVEVHVVPEFSVEHLLVRDIVPEELEVVSGSPGKVFSLAAGEEGVLRYRVRMKRGVHHFERVEVSYRDPLSFFSADSLVELFTEVIGVPQVYDVPTPYSTRGTKITVGPLPSPLIGEGLEFHAVREYRPGDPLKIINWKATARTGKIMANEFESERKVDVVFVVDASRRNLPVFDYLIRAAASIMLNALNDGTGFGLLLAEEVPLWVRVNYGKRHFFKCIDFLSTAKPDVNNVIAYQVEHLAKTAFPPRSQIVYFSPLLTKESQEALKILGELGYNVVVISPNPNSLYTPTTEEEEVAMKLVELRRKAMLRELSAYGLIIDWDVKKPLKVAIAEVIKL from the coding sequence ATGATTCCAAGATTCGGTCTCCAGGTTTACTGGCCCTCAACCGTTCCCGCTGAGCGAAAGGAGGTCGAGCCACCTAAGGGCGCTTCCCCAACTGCAGAGCTTGGCCTCTTGATGGCTTCGGCGTGGGTTATTCCACTAGTTGCTTTCTTTCTCCTCAGGTGGGAGCTTGCCTACCTTGTTCTGCCCTACGTTACACTCGTCTCTGCAGAATACCTCCTTTTCAAGCCCCGGGGAGAGGTTAAGATCTGGCGTTCAATACCCCATCACCGGTACCTTGAGGGCCAGGAAGTTGAAGTGGAAGTTCACGTTGTTCCCGAGTTCAGTGTGGAGCACCTCCTTGTAAGGGATATAGTGCCTGAGGAGCTTGAAGTCGTCTCGGGCAGCCCGGGGAAGGTCTTCTCCCTTGCTGCTGGAGAGGAGGGGGTTTTGAGGTACAGGGTCAGGATGAAGAGGGGAGTCCACCACTTTGAGAGAGTTGAGGTTTCCTACCGGGATCCACTCAGCTTCTTCTCGGCGGATTCTCTCGTCGAGCTGTTCACTGAAGTTATTGGGGTCCCCCAGGTCTACGATGTTCCAACGCCATACTCCACGAGGGGCACCAAGATAACCGTTGGGCCACTCCCATCGCCCCTCATAGGAGAGGGCCTCGAGTTTCACGCGGTAAGGGAGTACAGGCCCGGTGATCCGTTGAAGATAATAAACTGGAAAGCCACTGCCAGAACGGGAAAAATAATGGCCAATGAGTTTGAGAGCGAGAGGAAGGTAGACGTTGTTTTTGTCGTTGACGCTTCCAGAAGGAACCTTCCAGTCTTCGACTACCTGATAAGAGCAGCGGCTTCCATCATGCTCAACGCCCTCAACGACGGAACGGGCTTCGGACTGCTCCTTGCCGAAGAGGTGCCCCTCTGGGTCAGGGTGAACTACGGAAAGAGACACTTCTTCAAGTGCATAGACTTCCTGAGCACGGCCAAGCCAGATGTAAACAACGTCATAGCCTACCAAGTTGAGCACCTCGCCAAGACTGCCTTTCCCCCGAGGTCTCAGATAGTCTATTTCTCCCCCCTCTTGACTAAGGAGAGCCAGGAAGCCCTCAAAATACTGGGAGAGCTGGGCTACAACGTTGTTGTGATAAGCCCGAATCCCAACAGCCTATACACCCCCACCACCGAGGAGGAAGAGGTCGCGATGAAGCTCGTTGAACTCAGGAGAAAGGCCATGTTGCGAGAACTTTCCGCCTACGGCCTAATAATAGACTGGGACGTCAAAAAGCCCCTAAAAGTGGCGATAGCCGAGGTGATCAAGCTATGA
- a CDS encoding carbohydrate kinase family protein: MLDLVVIGHVSIDTLIFPDGGRAIMPGGAAAGVATSAALAGAKVGLVTKVGEDFPKEWLQRLSSVLDIRGVQILPGKTIHIYMIYHEDGSVDAPVEMGVAQKMGEVPIPREYLNAKVFHVSPIPPEEQLKLLNRLKGKRITLDFNPTYKEEYVKRRDLLREIVSRAEIVFPNEREALMITGGKDVKEAARVLHEWGAEMVVITRGEKGVLIYDGSFREFPALPIKPEEIVDPTGAGDAFAGGFLAGYSRGLPLEECVGLGLERAREVLKKWGDWSITV; encoded by the coding sequence ATGCTGGATCTCGTGGTTATCGGTCACGTCTCAATTGACACGCTGATATTCCCTGACGGGGGGAGGGCCATAATGCCCGGAGGGGCCGCCGCGGGAGTGGCCACTTCAGCGGCGCTCGCCGGGGCTAAAGTCGGACTTGTCACAAAGGTAGGGGAGGACTTCCCCAAGGAGTGGCTCCAGAGGCTCTCGTCGGTGCTGGACATCAGGGGAGTTCAGATACTGCCTGGGAAGACGATCCACATCTACATGATCTACCACGAGGACGGGAGCGTGGATGCACCCGTTGAAATGGGCGTTGCCCAGAAGATGGGTGAAGTCCCAATCCCAAGGGAATACCTCAATGCTAAGGTCTTTCACGTCTCTCCGATTCCGCCCGAGGAACAGCTGAAGCTCCTCAACCGCCTGAAAGGAAAGAGGATAACACTTGATTTCAACCCGACGTACAAGGAGGAGTACGTTAAGAGGAGAGACCTCCTGAGGGAGATAGTATCAAGGGCCGAAATAGTCTTTCCTAACGAGAGGGAGGCCCTCATGATCACTGGAGGGAAAGATGTCAAAGAGGCCGCGAGGGTTCTTCACGAGTGGGGGGCGGAGATGGTCGTGATAACACGGGGTGAAAAGGGCGTCCTCATCTACGACGGCTCGTTCAGGGAGTTTCCCGCTCTCCCAATAAAGCCAGAGGAGATCGTCGATCCAACCGGTGCTGGAGACGCCTTTGCCGGAGGTTTCCTCGCTGGCTACTCGAGGGGTCTTCCGCTCGAGGAATGCGTAGGGCTGGGCCTTGAGAGAGCCAGGGAAGTCCTGAAAAAATGGGGGGACTGGAGCATCACCGTCTGA
- a CDS encoding carboxypeptidase M32 produces the protein MEAVFQNETIKAILEKYRRIWAIGHAQSVLGWDMEVNMPKEGILERSVAQGELSVLSQEFLLKPDFVELVEKAKGIEDLNEYERGVVRVLDRQIRISRSFPPEFLREMSEVTSQATKAWEEAKKSDDFSKFEPWLDRIIDLAKRAADYLGYENEPYDALLDLFEEGLTTRDVEKMFDKLEKELKPLLEKIMEEGKVPREHPLEKERYEREQMERVNLWILQKFGFPLGTRSRLDVSAHPFTTEFGIRDVRITTRYEGYDFRRTILSTVHEFGHALYELQQDERFMFSPIAGGVSLGIHESQSRFWENIIGRSKEFASLIYPVLKENLLFMAGYTPEDVYLYFNIVRPDFIRTEADVVTYNFHILLRFKLERMMLNEGVKAKDLPELWNEEMERLLGIRPKTYAEGILQDIHWAHGTVGYFPTYSIGTLLAAQFYYHMKKDLNVEEHIANADFEPIKAWLREKVHRYGSIYPPKELLRKSIGEELNPEYFVRWVKERYL, from the coding sequence ATGGAGGCCGTTTTCCAGAACGAAACGATAAAGGCTATTCTGGAGAAATACAGGCGCATCTGGGCTATTGGACACGCCCAGAGCGTCCTGGGCTGGGACATGGAGGTCAACATGCCAAAGGAGGGCATCCTTGAGAGGAGCGTTGCCCAGGGAGAGCTTTCCGTGCTTTCCCAGGAGTTCCTGCTCAAGCCGGACTTCGTTGAGCTCGTCGAGAAGGCAAAGGGCATCGAAGACCTCAACGAGTACGAGCGCGGTGTGGTCAGGGTTCTCGACAGACAGATAAGGATAAGTCGCTCATTCCCGCCCGAGTTCCTCAGGGAGATGAGCGAGGTAACGAGCCAGGCAACGAAGGCCTGGGAAGAGGCCAAGAAGAGCGACGACTTCTCCAAGTTCGAGCCGTGGCTCGACAGGATTATAGACCTCGCCAAGAGGGCCGCCGACTACCTCGGCTACGAGAACGAGCCTTACGACGCTTTACTTGACCTCTTCGAGGAGGGCCTCACCACCAGGGACGTCGAGAAGATGTTCGACAAGCTTGAGAAGGAGCTCAAGCCGCTCCTCGAGAAGATTATGGAAGAGGGCAAAGTGCCAAGGGAGCACCCGCTCGAGAAGGAGCGCTATGAGAGGGAGCAGATGGAGAGGGTAAACCTCTGGATACTCCAGAAGTTCGGCTTCCCGCTCGGAACGCGCTCTCGCCTTGACGTTTCAGCCCACCCGTTCACAACCGAGTTCGGGATAAGGGACGTTAGGATAACAACCAGATACGAAGGCTACGACTTCAGGAGGACGATTCTGAGTACTGTTCACGAGTTCGGCCATGCTCTCTACGAGCTCCAGCAGGACGAGAGGTTCATGTTCAGTCCGATTGCTGGAGGAGTTTCCCTTGGAATCCACGAGAGCCAGAGCCGCTTCTGGGAGAACATAATCGGAAGGAGTAAGGAGTTTGCCAGCTTGATCTACCCGGTGCTCAAGGAGAACCTCCTGTTCATGGCCGGCTACACACCCGAAGACGTCTACCTCTACTTCAACATAGTTCGCCCGGACTTCATAAGGACTGAAGCGGATGTCGTTACCTACAACTTCCACATACTCCTGCGCTTCAAGCTCGAGAGGATGATGCTCAACGAGGGCGTCAAGGCGAAGGACCTTCCAGAGCTCTGGAACGAGGAGATGGAGAGGCTCCTCGGAATCAGGCCGAAGACCTACGCCGAGGGAATCCTCCAGGACATCCACTGGGCCCACGGCACTGTCGGCTACTTCCCGACTTACAGCATCGGAACGCTCCTAGCGGCACAGTTCTACTACCATATGAAGAAGGATCTCAACGTGGAAGAGCACATCGCCAATGCGGACTTCGAGCCGATAAAGGCCTGGCTCCGCGAGAAGGTTCACAGGTACGGCTCAATCTACCCGCCGAAGGAGCTCCTCCGGAAGTCCATCGGCGAGGAGCTGAACCCGGAGTACTTCGTCCGCTGGGTGAAGGAGAGGTATCTGTGA
- a CDS encoding prenyltransferase/squalene oxidase repeat-containing protein: MIRKLLISFFILFITSSMLFPSQRVSALTGRESEYYINEYQLRTLNHAWNTGSVSGWGGFRENETFYLACLKIIALARSGYPRNSTEFRQLVGWIKSKQSEDGSFPAIITNDYPQPDSEWFYWETSKAAGTGLAVLALLEAGENPDSKEIEKAAQFLLKNESENHWTGTVHMFWEKMGLHKLNESPSIVATTYAVAALSRLDYNVSREWEWLEERLTPERLVNPYLDNFFTRFIFPMPYCDLRAPYESIVLPLLFLREENMTPPKETLEFMASLFKRTQYVGNATLRLSFKGVTNYTVEEMVHTINGWETVETWKGTGRRAEINVSPSLGSKFLIRSEKSLFDNESGFFKGRMRLYPELPRNYILFVGTGYTERGVFQFKDGENYAVIEEPHLDGSWNHDVYSTAIALIWLHLAGEKGENIDDALRFLELATPKEAMTFDGDAYALIALSLYSERWESNKPRPVEEKPSPSSKVSWKLPAVFAIGLLIGVLIGAKMGRK, from the coding sequence ATGATCCGAAAATTACTTATCTCGTTTTTTATACTTTTTATTACTTCATCCATGTTGTTTCCATCACAAAGAGTCAGTGCATTAACAGGTAGAGAGTCAGAGTATTACATAAACGAATACCAGCTCCGAACCCTGAACCATGCATGGAATACCGGAAGCGTCTCCGGATGGGGAGGCTTCAGGGAGAACGAGACCTTTTACTTGGCATGCCTCAAAATAATAGCCCTCGCGCGGAGCGGCTACCCGAGGAACTCGACGGAGTTTCGGCAGCTTGTCGGGTGGATAAAATCGAAGCAGAGTGAAGACGGTTCTTTTCCGGCAATAATAACCAACGACTATCCCCAACCGGACTCGGAGTGGTTCTACTGGGAGACTTCAAAGGCCGCCGGAACCGGGCTGGCGGTTCTTGCGCTCCTTGAGGCAGGTGAAAATCCCGATTCCAAAGAGATAGAGAAGGCGGCTCAATTTCTCCTGAAGAACGAGAGCGAGAACCACTGGACGGGCACTGTCCACATGTTTTGGGAGAAGATGGGGCTGCATAAACTCAACGAGTCTCCCAGCATCGTGGCGACGACCTACGCAGTTGCAGCGCTTTCTAGGCTCGACTACAACGTCTCCCGGGAGTGGGAATGGCTGGAGGAGAGGCTGACGCCGGAGAGGCTCGTGAATCCTTATTTGGACAATTTCTTCACAAGATTCATCTTTCCGATGCCCTACTGCGACCTGAGGGCGCCTTATGAGAGCATCGTTCTCCCATTGCTCTTCCTCAGGGAGGAGAACATGACACCGCCAAAGGAGACGCTTGAGTTCATGGCTTCCCTGTTCAAGAGGACACAGTACGTCGGGAACGCGACGCTGAGACTGAGCTTTAAGGGAGTTACAAACTACACCGTGGAGGAGATGGTCCACACCATAAACGGCTGGGAGACCGTCGAAACCTGGAAAGGAACCGGAAGAAGGGCTGAGATAAACGTCAGTCCAAGTCTTGGAAGCAAGTTTCTGATACGCTCGGAGAAATCTCTTTTTGACAACGAATCCGGCTTCTTCAAGGGAAGAATGAGGCTCTATCCAGAGCTTCCGAGGAACTACATACTCTTCGTCGGAACTGGATACACCGAAAGAGGCGTCTTTCAGTTCAAGGATGGAGAGAACTACGCGGTGATTGAAGAGCCCCATCTTGACGGCTCCTGGAACCACGACGTCTACTCGACGGCGATAGCGCTGATATGGCTCCACCTTGCCGGTGAGAAGGGAGAAAATATAGATGACGCGTTGAGGTTCCTCGAACTGGCGACTCCGAAAGAGGCCATGACCTTCGATGGGGATGCCTACGCGCTGATAGCGCTGAGCCTCTATAGTGAAAGATGGGAGAGTAACAAACCAAGGCCAGTGGAAGAGAAACCAAGCCCCTCATCCAAAGTTTCATGGAAGTTGCCGGCGGTTTTTGCGATAGGGCTTTTGATCGGCGTGCTCATCGGCGCCAAAATGGGTAGAAAATGA
- a CDS encoding ASCH domain-containing protein, translated as MVTWRMGLQEEYLKAIAEGRKKVEGRLYDEKRQGIKPGDTIIFENKLVCVVKDIRVYSSFREMLEKEGLENVLPGVESIEEGVKVYRKFYSEDKEKKYGVAAIEVEPVGWI; from the coding sequence ATGGTAACGTGGAGAATGGGTCTTCAGGAGGAGTACCTCAAGGCGATAGCCGAGGGCAGGAAGAAGGTCGAGGGAAGACTCTACGACGAGAAGAGACAGGGGATAAAGCCGGGCGATACGATAATCTTCGAGAACAAGCTCGTATGCGTCGTCAAGGACATCAGAGTCTACTCCTCCTTCAGAGAGATGCTGGAGAAGGAGGGTCTTGAGAACGTCTTACCAGGGGTAGAGAGCATCGAGGAAGGTGTGAAGGTTTACAGAAAGTTCTACAGCGAGGATAAGGAGAAGAAGTACGGTGTTGCGGCGATAGAAGTAGAGCCTGTTGGGTGGATATGA
- a CDS encoding geranylgeranyl reductase family protein: MRYDVLIIGGGPVGNYLASLLARDFDVAVVEKKTSFGGKACTGVIGAENYERLGLPEKAVLNQLRGAVFYSKIQSFEIERKSPQAYVVDRKALEKELAKSAVKKGAEYFMGTVFQGFKNGRAVLTHMNERLEVEASFYVGADGVASTVAKSIGASAKAEFLTGYEVEVVGDFERRDFTEVWVNKEITPKFFAWVTPVEKDLARVGTFGSLEDLKRFLRVRMLEPTSAVEFKAGAVGFGWRKPWVRGNVALVGDAALQIKPTTAGGIVYGMFCTQALRKALAEGAPERYWDYCSWVRKQISFGLKFRRLFLGLDQEAIEKIFEVLKSQEAREVIESQADFDDHWRTARAVLRRPSLLARLIKVSPSIIRALL; the protein is encoded by the coding sequence ATGAGGTACGACGTCCTTATAATCGGAGGGGGACCCGTGGGAAACTACCTGGCCTCCCTTCTCGCGAGGGACTTTGACGTTGCCGTCGTTGAGAAAAAAACGTCCTTCGGAGGAAAGGCCTGTACGGGGGTAATAGGCGCCGAAAACTACGAGAGGCTCGGCCTTCCAGAAAAAGCCGTTTTAAATCAGCTCAGAGGCGCTGTGTTTTATTCGAAGATACAGAGCTTTGAAATAGAGAGAAAGTCTCCGCAGGCCTACGTCGTGGACAGAAAAGCCCTTGAAAAAGAGCTCGCCAAGAGTGCCGTGAAGAAAGGGGCGGAATACTTTATGGGAACCGTCTTTCAGGGCTTCAAGAACGGGAGGGCCGTTCTCACACATATGAACGAGAGACTTGAGGTAGAGGCCTCCTTCTACGTCGGTGCCGACGGTGTTGCGAGCACGGTGGCGAAGAGCATCGGGGCCTCTGCAAAGGCTGAATTCCTAACGGGTTACGAGGTCGAAGTTGTGGGGGACTTCGAGAGAAGGGACTTCACGGAAGTATGGGTGAACAAGGAGATAACTCCCAAGTTCTTCGCCTGGGTAACTCCCGTTGAGAAGGACCTCGCTAGGGTTGGGACCTTTGGAAGCCTCGAAGACCTGAAGAGGTTTCTGAGAGTTAGAATGCTTGAGCCGACTTCCGCCGTCGAGTTCAAGGCCGGGGCGGTCGGCTTCGGCTGGAGAAAGCCCTGGGTCAGGGGGAACGTTGCCCTCGTTGGCGACGCCGCGCTCCAGATAAAGCCGACGACTGCCGGGGGGATAGTCTATGGAATGTTCTGCACCCAGGCCCTCAGAAAGGCCCTCGCTGAGGGTGCGCCAGAGAGGTACTGGGACTACTGCTCGTGGGTGAGGAAGCAGATAAGCTTCGGCCTAAAGTTCAGGAGGCTGTTCCTCGGGCTGGATCAAGAGGCCATTGAGAAAATCTTCGAAGTGCTGAAAAGCCAGGAGGCGAGGGAGGTCATAGAGAGCCAAGCTGACTTCGACGACCACTGGAGGACTGCAAGGGCCGTACTGAGGAGGCCGAGCCTTCTGGCGAGGCTTATAAAGGTCAGCCCGTCCATAATCAGGGCACTGCTGTGA